GATGAGCCTGACCGTGTTCGCCGGGGCCAGTCAGTTCGCGGCGGCCGGGCAGTTCGTGGGCGGCGGCCTGCCGACCGTGGCGGGTGCGCTGGGGCTGGTGGCGACCACGTTCCTGCTGAATGCCCGGCACGTGCTGTACGGCCTGAGCCTGTCGCGCACACTCCCGCTGCCGTGGGGCCAGCGCCTGCTGGCGGCGCAGTTCCTGACGGACGAGGCGTACGGCGTGACGGTCGTGGCGGGGCCGCGTGATCCGGGCGGCCTGAGTGTCGCGTTCCTGCTGGGCGCGGAACTCAGTCTGTACGCCGTGTGGAACGCCTCGACGCTGCTGGGGTCGCTGGCGGGCGCCGCGCTGCCGGACCCGCAGGCGCTGGGGGTGGGCGTGATCTTCCCGCTGGCGTTCCTGGGGTTGCTGGTGCCGCTGCTCGTGGACCGCGTGACGCTGCTGGTGGCGCTGGTGTCGGGCCTCGGGGCGTGGGGGCTGGGGCGGGTGCTGCCGGGCGGACTGGTGATCCTGCTGGCCGGGGTGGGCGGGGCGCTGCTGGGCGCGTGGATCACCACCCGCCGCGCCGCGCGTTCGGGGGACGCGTGAGCGGCTGGCTGGTCATCGTGCTGATGTGGGCGGTCACGTACCCGGCGCGGCTGCTGGGCCTGAGCCTGGGCCGCCTGAACCTGCCGCCGTTCTGGCTGGCGTTCCTGCGCTTCGTGCCGGTCAGCGTGTTCGCGGCGCTGGTCGTGCCGGACGTGCTGGGCAGCCCCGAGTGGGCGCGGCGGATCGTGGGGGCGCTGGCGGGCGGGCTGCTGATGTGGCGCAGCCGCAACCTCGCGCTGGGCATTCTGGGCGGCTTCGCAGCGTACTGGGCGGCGCGGCTGGCCGGCCTGTAGAGCCGCGGCAGTCAGGGGGCGTTCAGGTGGGGGTCGCCCCGGCCCGGTCGTCTGGGTGGGCGCGACGCCGCGTTCCCACGTGGCCGCGCTATGCTGGGCAGCGCATGACGGGTCAGGAGGGCAGGGTCAGGATCATCGACGGCAAGTACGAGGTTCTTCGTGAACTCTCGGCAGGGGGCATGGTGACCCTCTCCGAGGTGCGCGCGGCCGAGGGTGTCACGCGGCACGTCGCGTGGTTTGCCGTGTCCACTCCCGCCGACCGGCAGGTGTTCCACGCGTACCGCACGGCGCTGCGCGCCCTGGAACCCGCCGGTCTGACCGACGTGGTCGCCCGGCCCGGCGCGTACTACGCCGTGTGGAAACCCGTGGGTGGGCAGCCGCTCGCGGCCGCGCTGGAGCAGAAGGTCCGCCCGCAGGAGACCGTGGACGCCGTGCAGGCCCTCGCCGCGCGACTGGCCGGGCAGGGCTACGCCCTGGCAGACGCGGAAATCGTGGTCGAGGATCAGACCGCGCAGATCGCGTACCTGACGCCACTGAACGCGCCGCGCACCCCGGAGGACATCGCGGCCCGCAACGCGCAGACCCTCGCTCCCCTCCAGAAGGGCCGGGTGCGCCGCCGCCGGGAGCCGGGCGCGTGGCTGACCTTCGTGCCGGGCCTGCTGCTGCTGGGCGGGGCGGTGTACCTGGGCTCGCAGGCGGTCAACATCTACCTGAACCCCCCGGTGCGGGATGTGGTCAGCGTGACCGGGCAGGAAGCCAAGGTCGCCGCACGCGCCCTGACCGACGCGGGGTTCCGCGTGGAGTACACGCAGGGACAGGCAGGCGGGCGGGCCATCGGCAGCATCATCCGGCAGGACCCGGCGGGCGGCACGAAACTCCCGATGGGGCGCCTCGTGACCCTGACCGTGAACAACCCCCCGGCCATCGAGGTGCCGCGCCTCGAGGAGATGAACCTCGATCAGGCGCGCGACGCCCTGAAAGACCGCAACATGCTGATCGGCAAGGTCCTGAAAGTGGACGGCACGCTGTCGAACACCGCCGAGGGCCGCGTGATCGCGCAACTGCCCGAGGCCGGATCGAGCGCGCAGCGTGGTCAGGCCGTGCAGCTGCTGATCAGCACGGGCGTCAGCGGCAAGGAAACGTGGCTGCCGAACCTGACCGGCCTGACGTACGAGCAGGCGCGCGCCCACGCCCGCGCCGCCGGACTGGTCGTGACGTCGGTGGAACGCCAGCCCAGCGACAAGGCCGAGAACAGCGTCCTGGAACAGACGCCCGCGCCGTACGTGCGCGTGACCGTGGGCAGCCCCGTGAAACTGACGATCGCGTCCGCGCGGTACAGCGCGCCCAGCCGTCCCGCCGGGGACCTGCCGCTGCCGCCCGCGTACGTGCCGCCCGTCCCGGTAGAGCCGGAAGCGCCGGCCGAGCCGGTCACGCCCGAACCGACCGCCCCCACGCCGGACAGCACGCCGGTCACGCCGGACAGCGTGCCCGCCCTTCCGGAAGCACCGGCCACACCGGAAATTCCGCCCAGCAACGCGGCCACGCGCACCGTGACTTTCGAGTACGTGTTCCCCGCCGACCTGCCGGACGGCAACTACGCCATCCTGGTCCGGGACGCCGACGGCGAACGGGTGGTCCGGTCGGCCGCTCCCGCCGACACCCTGGCCAACCAGCGGGCGTCCGGTGACATTCCCGTGCGCGGCGACGCGGTGTTCATCATCCGCCGTGACGGCGTGGATTACGCCACGGTCACGCCCTGAACCGCGTGACACGCTGACCGGAGATGATCTACCTCGATTACGCCGCCACGCACCCCATGACGCCCGAGGCGCTCGCCGCGTACGCGCAGGCGGCGGCCCTGCCCGGCAACCCGGCCAGCGTGCACGCCGCCGGGCAGGCCGCCCGCGAACGCCTGGAGGAAGGGCGCGCCCGCGTGGCCGCCGCGCTGCACACCGATCCGCGCACCCTGATCGCCAACAGCGGCGGCACCGAGGGCGACAACCACGTGCTGCTGAGCGTGACCCGCGCGTGGCAGGACGCGCACGGCCGCCCCGGTCACCTGATCACCACCCCCACCGAGCACTCGGCGGTGCTGGCCCCGGCACGCGCCCTGGCCGCACAGGGCTGGCAGGTCACGTTCCTGACCCCCGACCGGCACGGGCAGTACGACCCGGCCGAACTGGCGGGCGCGCTGCGGGGCGACACGGCGCTGGTGTCCATTCACCACGCCAACAACGAACTCGGCAGTGTGCAGGACACCCCCGCCCTGGCCGCGCTGGCCGCCGCGCGGGGCGTGCCGTACCACACGGACGCCGTGCAGGCCCCGGGCGTCCTGCCGGTAGACCTGGGCACCTGGGGCGTCACGTTCGCCACGTTCAGCGCGCACAAGTGGGGCGGGCCGCGCGGCGTGGGCTTCCTGTACGTGCAGCGCGGCACGCACCTGAACGCCGTCACGCTCGGCGGCGGGCAGGAGGGCGGCACCCGCCCCGGCACGCAGGACACCGCCGGGGTGTACGCGGCCGGGGTGGCCCTCACCCACGCCGAGCAGGCGCGCGAAACCACGCACGCCCACCTGAGCGCCCTGCGCGCCCGGTTCGAGGCGGGCGCGCAGGCCATCCCGGACCTGCGCCTGAACCACCCGCCGCACGGCAGCCCCAAGGTCGCCAGCGTCACCCTGCCCGGCGCGGACGGCGAGGCCCTGCTGATGAACCTCGACATGCTGGGCGTGGCCGCCAGCGCCGGGAGCGCATGCAGCGCCGGGACCATGCAGCCCAGCCACGTCCTGACCGCCGTGGGCCTGAACGACGCTGACGCCCGCGCCACCCTGCGCTTCTCCTTCGGGGCGGCCACCACCGAGCAGGACGTGGACGCCGCCGTGCACGCGCTGGCGCAGGCCGCCGCCTGGAGCCGCGCCTGACCTGAAGTCACGCCGAGTCACGGCAAGCAGGAAGGCCAGACCCCCGGTGCAGGGTCCGGCCTTCTCTCCTTGGGGTTACTGGAACTGCGCCAGCACGGCTTCCAGACGCTCTTTCTGCGCGCTGAAGTCGGTCACGCGGCGCCGTTCTTCCTCGATGACCTCGGCGGGGGCGCGGGCGACGAAGCCGGCGTTCCCGAGTTTGTTCTGCGCCTGCCCGATCTGCTTGTCGAGTTCCGCGAGGCGTTTTTTCTGTTTGCCCAGCCAGTCGGCGATGTCCACGGTGCCTTCCAGCGGGGCGCGCAGGGTGACGCCCTGCTCGACGGCGCTCAGGGTGCGGCCTTCCAGGGTGGTCAGGGTGACGCGGGCGATGCTCTCGACCACGCGGGCGTTTTCCAGCACGGTGGGGGCCAGGTCGCCCTCGACGGCCATGTTCAGGCGTTCCTGGGGGGCCATGCCGAGTTCGTTCTTGAGGTTGCGGGCGGCGGCGACGGCGGCGCGCAGGGCGTCGAAGGCGCGGGTGGCTTCGGCGTCGTGCAGGGCGGCGTCGGGTTCCGGCCAGGTGTGCACGGCCAGCTGGCGGCGGTGGCCGAGCGCGGCGTACAGTTCGCTGGTGATGAACGGCATGATGGGGTGCAGCATCTTCAGGATGTGCTCCAGCGTGGCTTTCAGGGTGACCAGCGTGGACAGTTTGCCTTCACTCAAAGCGGGTTTGGCGGCCTCGATGTACCAGTCGCAGAATTCGTCCCAGGTGAACGAGTACAGCGTGCGGGTGGCCGCGCCGATGTCGAAGGCGTTCAGTTGCGCGGTCGCCTCGGCGGTCACGGCGTTCAGGCGGGACAGGATCCAGCGGTCGGCGAGGCTCAGGTCCGTCCGGGCGCGCAGCATGCTCAGGGCGTCGCGGCTGCGGACCGGTTCGCCTGCCGTGTCGTCCAGGGCGCTCTGCACGTAGCGGATCAGGTCGGTGTCGCCCTCGGCGCCGCTGGTTTCCAGGTTGGGGAGGGCTTCGCCGAGGCGCAGCAGGGCGAAGCGGGCGGCGTTCCAGAGTTTGTTCGCGAAGTTGCGGCCCTGCTCGAAGCGGCGCGGGTCGTGGCGGATGTCCTGCCCGCCGGTCGAGAGGTACGCGAAGGCGAAGCGGCTGGCGTCCACGCCGTACTGATCGAACAGGTTCAGGGGGTCGATGCCGTTGCCCTTGCTCTTGGACATCTTCTGGCCCTTGGCGTCCAGGTACAGGCCGTGCAGCATGACCGTGCCGAAGGGGGCCTGTCCGGTCAGGCCGTAGGCGGCCATCTGCATGCGGGCCACCCAGAAGAACAGGATGTCGTAGCCGGTCACGAGGACCTGGGTGGGGTAGAACTTGCGGAAGTCCTCGCTGTCCGTGTCGGGCCAGCCGAGGGTGCTGAACGGCCAGAGGTTGCTGGAGAACCACGTGTCGAACACGTCGGGGTCGCGGCGCAGGTTCAGGTGCGCGTAGCGGGGGTCCTGGTCGCAGTCCAGGTCGGGGTTCTCGGGGTCCGGCACGTAGATGTTGCCGTCCTCGTCGTACCACGCGGGAATCTGGTGACCCCACCACAGCTGGCGGCTGATGTTCCAGTCACGGATGTTCTCCAGCCAGTCGCGGTTGACCTTGCCGTAGCGGTCGGGAACCAGCGTCATGTCGCCGTTTTCCAGTCCGGCCAGGACCTGCTCGGCGAAGGGTTTGGTCTTCACGTACCACTGCTCGCTGATGATCGGTTCGACCGGCACCTTGGTGCGTTCGCTCAGGCCGATGGCGGTGTCGTGGTCCTTCTCCTCGATCAGGTCGCCGCTCTCGGTGAGGGCCTTCACGACCGCCTTGCGGGCCGCGAAGCGTTCCAGGCCCCGGAAGGCTTCGGGCACGAGGTCGTCGGACGTCAGGTTGCCATGCAGGTCGATCACGCTGGGCCGCGCCAGACCGTGGCGTTCCCCGACCTCGAAGTCGGTGGGGTCGTGCGCGGGCGTGATCTTCAGCGCGCCCACCCCAAACTCCATCTCGACGGCCTCGTCGGCGATGATCGGCACCCAGCGGTCCGTCAGGGGAATGCGGGCCTCCTGCCCCACCAGATGCGCGAACCGGGGGTCGGTGGGGTGAACGGCGATCGCCTGATCCGCGAAGATCGTCTCGGGCCGCACGGTCGCGATGCGGATCTCGCCGGCCTCGCCGTTGCTGGCCGCTGCCTGTGGGTCGCGCAGTTTGTACGACAGGGTCGTCATCTTGCCCTTGCGGACCTCACGGTCGATTTCCAGTTCCGAGAGCGTCGTCTGCGCCGCCACGTCCCAGTTCACGATCCGCTCGCCCCGGTACGCGAGGCCGTCGTGGTACAGCCGCACGAACTGGTGGCGCACGGCGCGGCTCAGGCCCTCGTCCATGGTGAACCGCTCGCGGGTCCAGTCGGCACTGACACCCAGGCGCGAGAGCTGGTTCAGGATCATCCCGCCGGACTCGGCCTTCCAGTCCCAGACGCGCTTCAGGAACTCCTCGCGGCCCAGGTCGTGACGGCTCACGCCCTGATCGCGCAGTTGCCGCTCCACGACCACCTGCGTGCTGATGCCCGCGTGATCCATGCCCGGCAGGTACAGCGCCTCGAACCCCGCCATGCGCTTGAAGCGGATCAGCGTGTCGATCAGCGTGTTGTCCAGCGCGTGCCCCAAGTGCAGGTTGCCCGTCACGTTGGGCGGCGGGATCACGATGGTAAACGGCGGCTTACCGCTCGTCGCGTCCGCGCGGAACGGTTCGCTGCGCCACTTGGCGGCCCAGGCGGGCTCGATGGCCTGCGGATCGAAGGCCTTCGCCAGCGTACCGGCGTCGTTCTCGGGCGTCTGATCCGGGGTGGTGTCCAGGTCGGGGGTGGTATCGGGGGTGTGGTCAGTCATGCTCGGATCTCCTTGAAACGGGGGGCGGTCAGGGGCGGCAGGTCGGGCGCCAGTCGGCAGTCAATTCGGTAGGATGACAGATTCCGCGCCATCCGGGGGGGCAGACGATGGGGCGGGGCGCAGGGCCGCGTGCGCCCACGGCAGGGCGGCGTCCATCTCCCAGTCCAGCGCGGGCGCGTGCAGGGAGGCCCAGCGGAACCGGAAGGTGACCGGCCCTCGGCGAGGTGATCCCAGGTATCCGGCGTGCCAGTGGGCGCGGTCAGGGCGTACGCGTGGCAGACCTGCCGCGTGAACCGCTGCGGCAGTCGCGCCTCCCACAGGTACGAGGTCAGGAACTCCGGGCCGGTGAGGTTCAGGCCGGACTCTTCGCGCAGTTCACGCAGGGCGGCCTGCTCTGGCGTCTCGCCGGGTTCCACGCCGCCTGCCGGGAGTTGCACGCCGCTGTCGTCCGGGACGTGATCGAACACCAGCAGTTCCGGGTGGGCCGCGCCGCGCATTACGAAGCACACGACCTTCTCGCGCAGGCCGCGCGCGGCGGCGTCGGCGCGGGCTTCTGGCTGGGTTGGGTAGAACGTGACCATACGAGAACGCACCTCCGGTGGGAACGAGGCGGCGGGAATCAGAAAAACGTCCCGTCCGCCGGGCCTCTGCTGAACAGGCCTCCTGCGGACGAGACGTCAAGTGACTGTCCCGCGGTACCACCGCTGTTCCCCGCTGCGGGCGGGGCGCTCTTCGCGCTGTGTCGGGCGCACCCGGACGGATCTACTCTCCCCCGGCGTGGGGAATTTCTGCCGACCTGCTCGCGGGCGACGTTCGCCGGGTGCCTCCCGCGCCGCCCTCTCAGTCTCGGGGCGGGCTTCCTGTGGGCGCGTTCCGCGGGTACTCTTCCCGGTCACTGCTCCCGCAGTATAGGGCGGGCGGGGGGGCGGCGCATCTGCCAGAGGGCGCATGGTCACCGGGACAGCTGAGCCGCATGATGGGTCGATGCCGGAATCGAGTGACCCTGAGGCCCTGCGCCCGTTCACGCTGTACCACCGGGCGGTGCGGGACGTGCGCGGCGACTCCCTGCAGCCCCTGAATGTCCTGCGGGAGCTTCACCCGGACGTGTACGCCCGTGAGGCGGCCAAGTACGTGGGCCGAGAGGCCCTGATGCAGGAGCGGGTGGAGCGGCTGGACTGCCTGTGGAACGACGTTCTGTTCTTCTCCCCGGTGCATCCGGGGCCACTGCTGGACGCCGTGCGGGCCACTGGACGCGAGGTGCCGCCCGTGCGGTTCTGGACGCTGAACGCGGCCGATCTGGACCCGGCGCGGGCCTGCGTGCATCTGCCCCGGCCCTGGCCGGGAGGGGTGAAACCGGAACACGACCCGGCCGACGAGCGGCCCCTGGACACCCGGACGCTGCGGGCCGTCCGTGTGCCCCCGGCCGGGACGCTGGCGCGCCTGCACGCTCTGCCGGCCGGCGCGCCGCTGATCCTGTGGATGGACGTGCCGCACGTGCTGTACCGGGGGTCGGTGCCGCTGGGGGCGCTGGGTGAACTGCGCGCCTGACGCTCAGGGGCCGGTGGGGGCCTGGGTGTCTTCGGGGCCGGGTTCCACGACCTCGTAGCGGTACAGCAGGGGTTTTTTCAGCAGGCCGCGCGGGACGCTGACGGTCGCGTGGCGGTACGGTACGCCCGTGACGGGCGTGCCGGGCGCGAATTCCTGGGTGTGCGCGCCGACCTGCGCGGCCCGGTCGCCCAGGTCGAGGTGGCCGCTGGCGCGTTCGAGGACGTCGTAGGGGTGTTCGATCAGGACCGTGAGTTTCACGGGTTGCCCGGCGAGGCTGCGCAGGGGGTTGGCGGCGCTGCCGAAGGTGGCACGGATGGGGTCGGCGAGGCGTTCGCGGGTGACTTTCAGGCTCAGGGCGTACTCGCCGACCGGGAAGATCACCTCGCGGATCAGGGTGACGCCGTCACCTTCGGCCTCGCGGAAGGCGGCCAGGAGCGCGTCGCGGCGGTTGCGCAGCAGCGTGACGGGCGTGGCGCTGCCGCCGCTCATGGGAAAGTCACCGCGGCTGATGAAGCGTTCGGCGTGCAGCAGGGTGTCCTCGCGGGTGCGGAAGCTGCGTTGCAGGACGCTCTGGTGGGGTTTCCAGTGGCCGCCGGAGTCGCGTTCGAGCCAGTCGGCCCACAGTTCGAAGCGGTCCTGAAAGCGCCAGCTGGGGTGGGTGGGGAGGGTGGCGGCGCTGCGGGCCGCCGGGTCGTGGCGCTGTTCATGGCGCGGCTGGGCGTCCCGTCCGGTGTCGCTGTCGGGGGTGGTGCCTCTGTTGTTCGTTCGCGTGATCGCGCTCATGGGTCCTCCGCTGCGCCTTCCATCATGCCTGACCGGAAGTCACTTTTGGTGGCGGTGCCGGGCGGGCGTTCGGATCGGTCCGGTCAGACCAGTTCGATCAGGCCCGCCAGCAGGAAGGGTCGCAGGGTGTCCAGCGCGGTGCGCGGCGGTTCCTGGGTGCGTTCCAGCAGCGCGCGGACGCTGGTGCTGTCGGAAATCAGGTGCAGCATGCGGTACTGGGGGCGGGTGACGGGCTGCGCCTCGTTCCAGCGGGCTGTGAACCGCAGGCGCTGGTTCCAGTCGGGGAAGGCGCGCAGCAGTGGCGTCCAGGCCTCGCTGTCTTCGAGCATGCGCCGCAGCGCGGAGTCGCGCCGCAGGCTCAGGGTGCGCTGCGCGGGGTGCTGGTCGGCTTCGAAGGTGAAGGTCCCGCCGTCCAGGCTGGACAGGAGTTGCAGGGCCGGGTCGCCGCGCAGGCGGCCCACCTCGGCGTGAATGATCTCGCCCCGGTCGATCCACAGCTGCCCGCCGCGCACGTGGTCGATGCTCAGCCGTCCGGAGCGTCCGCTGGTCAGGAACATCTGCATCACGGACAGGAAGGGGAACACGTTCAGGTCGCCACGCACCATATGCGCTTCAGTCTAGCGCGCTCCGGCCCGCCCGGGTTCCCCTCCCCCCCCAGCGGTGGTCGGGCGCGACCTGCGGCGCGGCGGCGGGCGGCGCCGTGTCAGGATCACGGCATGACCGACCCGCCTTCCCGTGTTCCGGCCGCGCCCGGCCCCGACCGCCGCACCGGAGCCGACCGCCGCACCGAGGCGCTGCTGTCGCTGTGCGCCGCCGACGCGCTGGGCGCCGCGACCGAGTTCAAGTCCCCGGCCGCGATCCGCGCGCAGTACGGCGAGCGGATCCTGACCTACCAGCCCGGCAGCGTGTTCGGCTTCGCGCCGGGCGAGGCGACGGACGACAGTCAGATGACGGTCGCCACGCTGCTCGGCTACCGGCAGGCCGGCCCGGCCGACGCGGAGTCCCGCCACCGGGCGGTGCTGGCGGCGCTGCGGGACTGGCTGTCGGCGGCCCCGCCGGACGTGGGGAACCTGACCCGCCTGGCGCTGCGGGTCACGGCCCACGACCCGCGGCGGCTGGACGGGGGCGCGCTGGCGTGGCAGCAGGGCGGCCTGGACGGCGCCGGGAACGGCGGGTTGATGCGCGTGGCGGCGGTGTGGATCGCCGGGTTCCGGGGAGAGGCACTGGCGACAGAGGCGGCGGTCGTGACGGCCCTGACGCACGCCGACCCGCGC
The DNA window shown above is from Deinococcus sp. LM3 and carries:
- a CDS encoding AzlC family ABC transporter permease, which gives rise to MTAPHSPGSTFRPAFWRGFRALLPLWPGMVPFAAAYAVTARAGGLSIWETQLMSLTVFAGASQFAAAGQFVGGGLPTVAGALGLVATTFLLNARHVLYGLSLSRTLPLPWGQRLLAAQFLTDEAYGVTVVAGPRDPGGLSVAFLLGAELSLYAVWNASTLLGSLAGAALPDPQALGVGVIFPLAFLGLLVPLLVDRVTLLVALVSGLGAWGLGRVLPGGLVILLAGVGGALLGAWITTRRAARSGDA
- a CDS encoding PASTA domain-containing protein, with translation MTGQEGRVRIIDGKYEVLRELSAGGMVTLSEVRAAEGVTRHVAWFAVSTPADRQVFHAYRTALRALEPAGLTDVVARPGAYYAVWKPVGGQPLAAALEQKVRPQETVDAVQALAARLAGQGYALADAEIVVEDQTAQIAYLTPLNAPRTPEDIAARNAQTLAPLQKGRVRRRREPGAWLTFVPGLLLLGGAVYLGSQAVNIYLNPPVRDVVSVTGQEAKVAARALTDAGFRVEYTQGQAGGRAIGSIIRQDPAGGTKLPMGRLVTLTVNNPPAIEVPRLEEMNLDQARDALKDRNMLIGKVLKVDGTLSNTAEGRVIAQLPEAGSSAQRGQAVQLLISTGVSGKETWLPNLTGLTYEQARAHARAAGLVVTSVERQPSDKAENSVLEQTPAPYVRVTVGSPVKLTIASARYSAPSRPAGDLPLPPAYVPPVPVEPEAPAEPVTPEPTAPTPDSTPVTPDSVPALPEAPATPEIPPSNAATRTVTFEYVFPADLPDGNYAILVRDADGERVVRSAAPADTLANQRASGDIPVRGDAVFIIRRDGVDYATVTP
- a CDS encoding DUF4388 domain-containing protein: MVRGDLNVFPFLSVMQMFLTSGRSGRLSIDHVRGGQLWIDRGEIIHAEVGRLRGDPALQLLSSLDGGTFTFEADQHPAQRTLSLRRDSALRRMLEDSEAWTPLLRAFPDWNQRLRFTARWNEAQPVTRPQYRMLHLISDSTSVRALLERTQEPPRTALDTLRPFLLAGLIELV
- a CDS encoding ADP-ribosylglycohydrolase family protein → MTDPPSRVPAAPGPDRRTGADRRTEALLSLCAADALGAATEFKSPAAIRAQYGERILTYQPGSVFGFAPGEATDDSQMTVATLLGYRQAGPADAESRHRAVLAALRDWLSAAPPDVGNLTRLALRVTAHDPRRLDGGALAWQQGGLDGAGNGGLMRVAAVWIAGFRGEALATEAAVVTALTHADPRCVHASVFLTGCLEALAAGQDLPDAAAAGLRVMEGLDARAALVGAGVLGLETQAAHRAFRERDREARAQVRSRVRQGLAGKLSSQSGFVLDTLEAALVHARGADWLACVEPAALLGDDSDTVACVVGALIGARGLTVPAGLRPDLRLGHSWPGWERGWPGAEHLPPLVPPMS
- a CDS encoding NUDIX domain-containing protein, yielding MVTFYPTQPEARADAAARGLREKVVCFVMRGAAHPELLVFDHVPDDSGVQLPAGGVEPGETPEQAALRELREESGLNLTGPEFLTSYLWEARLPQRFTRQVCHAYALTAPTGTPDTWDHLAEGRSPSGSAGPPCTRPRWTGRWTPPCRGRTRPCAPPHRLPPRMARNLSSYRIDCRLAPDLPPLTAPRFKEIRA
- a CDS encoding valine--tRNA ligase — encoded protein: MTDHTPDTTPDLDTTPDQTPENDAGTLAKAFDPQAIEPAWAAKWRSEPFRADATSGKPPFTIVIPPPNVTGNLHLGHALDNTLIDTLIRFKRMAGFEALYLPGMDHAGISTQVVVERQLRDQGVSRHDLGREEFLKRVWDWKAESGGMILNQLSRLGVSADWTRERFTMDEGLSRAVRHQFVRLYHDGLAYRGERIVNWDVAAQTTLSELEIDREVRKGKMTTLSYKLRDPQAAASNGEAGEIRIATVRPETIFADQAIAVHPTDPRFAHLVGQEARIPLTDRWVPIIADEAVEMEFGVGALKITPAHDPTDFEVGERHGLARPSVIDLHGNLTSDDLVPEAFRGLERFAARKAVVKALTESGDLIEEKDHDTAIGLSERTKVPVEPIISEQWYVKTKPFAEQVLAGLENGDMTLVPDRYGKVNRDWLENIRDWNISRQLWWGHQIPAWYDEDGNIYVPDPENPDLDCDQDPRYAHLNLRRDPDVFDTWFSSNLWPFSTLGWPDTDSEDFRKFYPTQVLVTGYDILFFWVARMQMAAYGLTGQAPFGTVMLHGLYLDAKGQKMSKSKGNGIDPLNLFDQYGVDASRFAFAYLSTGGQDIRHDPRRFEQGRNFANKLWNAARFALLRLGEALPNLETSGAEGDTDLIRYVQSALDDTAGEPVRSRDALSMLRARTDLSLADRWILSRLNAVTAEATAQLNAFDIGAATRTLYSFTWDEFCDWYIEAAKPALSEGKLSTLVTLKATLEHILKMLHPIMPFITSELYAALGHRRQLAVHTWPEPDAALHDAEATRAFDALRAAVAAARNLKNELGMAPQERLNMAVEGDLAPTVLENARVVESIARVTLTTLEGRTLSAVEQGVTLRAPLEGTVDIADWLGKQKKRLAELDKQIGQAQNKLGNAGFVARAPAEVIEEERRRVTDFSAQKERLEAVLAQFQ
- a CDS encoding cysteine desulfurase family protein, whose protein sequence is MIYLDYAATHPMTPEALAAYAQAAALPGNPASVHAAGQAARERLEEGRARVAAALHTDPRTLIANSGGTEGDNHVLLSVTRAWQDAHGRPGHLITTPTEHSAVLAPARALAAQGWQVTFLTPDRHGQYDPAELAGALRGDTALVSIHHANNELGSVQDTPALAALAAARGVPYHTDAVQAPGVLPVDLGTWGVTFATFSAHKWGGPRGVGFLYVQRGTHLNAVTLGGGQEGGTRPGTQDTAGVYAAGVALTHAEQARETTHAHLSALRARFEAGAQAIPDLRLNHPPHGSPKVASVTLPGADGEALLMNLDMLGVAASAGSACSAGTMQPSHVLTAVGLNDADARATLRFSFGAATTEQDVDAAVHALAQAAAWSRA
- a CDS encoding AzlD domain-containing protein gives rise to the protein MSGWLVIVLMWAVTYPARLLGLSLGRLNLPPFWLAFLRFVPVSVFAALVVPDVLGSPEWARRIVGALAGGLLMWRSRNLALGILGGFAAYWAARLAGL